Proteins from a genomic interval of Antedon mediterranea chromosome 5, ecAntMedi1.1, whole genome shotgun sequence:
- the LOC140048716 gene encoding fibroblast growth factor 20-like isoform X1 — protein MDANKRCWILILYAAFFSLELRDTAAAPMETKKEAKLITKQLYARTRFHLAISEDGTVTSNEHEKNKIYTHLNIDSPATGIVTIRGEKTGYYVAMNDTGVIYSSTQMTKDCEFKENHLNSYLHYSRDLDIDGDPQTRYLAISNHGNVKSVIHCRSSVRFIKDTVKS, from the exons ATGGACGCGAATAAACGATGTTGGATATTAATACTATACGCTGCGT TCTTCTCTTTGGAGTTACGTGACACTGCTGCAGCACCAATGGAAACCAAGAAAGAAGCAAAACTGATTACAAAACAACTGTATGCTCGAACACGATTTCATCTAGCAATTTCAGAGGACGGAACTGTTACATCGAACGAACAcgagaaaaacaaaatataca CTCACCTGAATATAGATTCTCCTGCTACGGGTATTGTGACGATTAGAGGCGAGAAAACGGGTTATTACGTAGCCATGAACGACACGGGTGTAATATACAGCTCT ACACAAATGACGAAGGATTGTGAATTCAAAGAAAATCACCTCAACTCATATCTCCACTACAGTCGTGATTTAGACATCGACGGTGATCCACAAACACGCTATCTAGCAATTAGCAATCACGGAAATGTTAAATCCGTAATTCACTGTAGAAGTTCCGTGAGGTTTATAAAGGATACTGTGAAATCATAG
- the LOC140048716 gene encoding fibroblast growth factor 20-like isoform X2 yields METKKEAKLITKQLYARTRFHLAISEDGTVTSNEHEKNKIYTHLNIDSPATGIVTIRGEKTGYYVAMNDTGVIYSSTQMTKDCEFKENHLNSYLHYSRDLDIDGDPQTRYLAISNHGNVKSVIHCRSSVRFIKDTVKS; encoded by the exons ATGGAAACCAAGAAAGAAGCAAAACTGATTACAAAACAACTGTATGCTCGAACACGATTTCATCTAGCAATTTCAGAGGACGGAACTGTTACATCGAACGAACAcgagaaaaacaaaatataca CTCACCTGAATATAGATTCTCCTGCTACGGGTATTGTGACGATTAGAGGCGAGAAAACGGGTTATTACGTAGCCATGAACGACACGGGTGTAATATACAGCTCT ACACAAATGACGAAGGATTGTGAATTCAAAGAAAATCACCTCAACTCATATCTCCACTACAGTCGTGATTTAGACATCGACGGTGATCCACAAACACGCTATCTAGCAATTAGCAATCACGGAAATGTTAAATCCGTAATTCACTGTAGAAGTTCCGTGAGGTTTATAAAGGATACTGTGAAATCATAG